A single genomic interval of Euwallacea similis isolate ESF13 chromosome 2, ESF131.1, whole genome shotgun sequence harbors:
- the LOC136419452 gene encoding 2,5-diketo-D-gluconic acid reductase A-like yields MNFKMHSGDLIPLMGFGTYMVDGYEQTRDVLDHALKIGYRLFDTAKMYQNEIDIGRALKVLLPQHNLQRKDVFITTKLLPSDHGEKAYNAIKESLKKLSCEYIDLYLIHWPGAYGAGSLKVAKLRAESWKQMVKAQKEGLVRNIGVSNYNVRHLKELFDNSEGVLPAINQIEWHLYYHPYDVLEFCKENGILVQAYMPLGSGNHSLLSDPQVKNIAEQLNKTNAQIILKWSLQQGVAVIPKAANKKHMEENFQLDFTLPDDAVNTLSNLKKRVKYDWDPDSIP; encoded by the exons ATGAACTTCAAAATGCACAGTGGAGACCTTATCCCCCTTATGGGAT TTGGTACTTATATGGTTGATGGTTATGAGCAAACACGAGATGTTCTGGACCATGCTCTAAAAATTGGCTACAGGTTGTTTG ATACAGctaaaatgtatcaaaatgaaattgacATTGGAAGGGCACTGAAGGTGCTTTTACCTCAGCATAACTTGCAGAGAAAAGATGTATTTATTACCACAAAattat TACCAAGTGATCATGGAGAGAAAGCCTACAATGCCATAAAAGAATCATTGAAAAAGCTCAGCTGCGAATACATAGACttatatttaattcattgGCCTGGTGCTTATGGGGCTGGCTCATTGAAAGTAGCAAAACTTCGAGCTGAAAGTTGGAAACAGATGGTTAAAGCCCAGAAAGAAGGTCTTGTGCGAAACATTGGAGTAAGCAATTACAATGTCAGACATTTGAAAGAGCTGTTTGACAATTCTGAAGGAGTTTTACCTGCTATTAACCAA ATTGAATGGCACCTCTATTACCATCCATATGATGTATTGGAGTTTTGCAAAGAAAATGGGATTTTAGTTCAAGCTTACATGCCTTTAGGGTCAGGCAATCACAGCCTGCTCAGTGATCCTCAAGTGAAGAACATAGCTGAACAACTAAATAAAACTAATGCCCAG ataattttaaaatggtcaTTACAACAAGGAGTGGCAGTAATTCCAAAAGCAGCTAATAAAAAACACATGGAGGAGAATTTTCAGCTTGATTTCACCTTACCAGATGATGCTGTTAACACTTTAAGCAACTTGAAGAAACGGGTAAAATACGATTGGGACCCCGATTCCATTCcgtaa
- the LOC136419377 gene encoding LOW QUALITY PROTEIN: glucose dehydrogenase [FAD, quinone]-like (The sequence of the model RefSeq protein was modified relative to this genomic sequence to represent the inferred CDS: substituted 1 base at 1 genomic stop codon) gives MKNLKISFVLLIALLSIPTVFLLGSEEDIPELTLYLEEKINQSLSYVYPPDYADLLETSSNNTVDYGTYDFIIVGSGPAGSVVANRLSEIIDWKVLLLEAGSDDNDFDKLISMYAYQAVSEQEWGHMTTPQSNSCWGSEGHRCPERGGKVIGGGSTINGAFYLRGHEGDFQRWVDIYNATGWSFEEVLPYYMKSENATYESKAEDFHGKDGYLTISIDEDTPELTQTLLEVYHELNYAYKDFNGPNSTNGVSRIPIAYKPNERVSAATAFLKPFLNRTNLEISLNSFVTKVVVSNTSLNATGVEFVKNGSKYVANARYEVIVSAGPWNSAPLLLHSGIGPSADLEALEISVLADLPVGDNLQDHPSYNGMIIRFVHTPERTNQEXYNYTMVEEVERYVRNLRPLTNVGEIVAWSDFGQNDTYARPNLEMIFTTPAGSSLPIQRVWNFNDQYTAQIDGDSITDVGITLSLFHPISRVTIKLQSNDPKDPPLINPNLYYEQEDVDNMVETLTIMLSLNNTSAFRNFQATVDIFDVPDCTQEKFSREWLVCSVKYWGTSGCHGVATNSIGTDATKSVVNPRLQVHGIGHLRVADTSVFPEPLSGHPHGSSYMIGECVSHFIKEDYGQLS, from the exons atgaaaaacttaaaaatcagttttgtgCTCTTGATAGCTCTTTTAAGTATTCCAACTGTATTTTTATTGGGCAGTGAAGAAGATATTCCGGAACTAACTTTATATTTAGAGGAGAAGATTAACCAATCTCTAAGCTACGTTTATCCACCCGACTATGCAGATCTATTAGAAACTTCCAGTAATAATACTGTAG attatgGTACTTATGATTTCATAATTGTCGGTTCGGGTCCAGCTGGATCTGTAGTGGCAAATCGATTGTCTGAAATTATAGATTGGAAAGTACTACTTTTAGAAGCAGGATCAGATGACAACGATTTCGACAAACTCATATCAATGTATGCTTACCAGGCTGTGTCGGAGCAGGAATGGGGTCATATGACAACTCCTCAAAGTAACAGCTGCTGGG GTAGTGAAGGCCATAGATGCCCTGAGCGTGGTGGAAAAGTGATCGGAGGAGGCTCAACCATTAATGGAGCTTTTTATTTGAGGGGCCACGAAGGAGATTTTCAACGATGG GTTGATATTTATAATGCTACTGGGTGGTCATTCGAGGAAGTCTTACCTTACTATATGAAGTCAGAAAATGCAACCTATGAATCAAAAGCTGAAGATTTTCACGGGAAAGACGGTTATTTAACAATCAGCATCGATGAAGATACTCCCGAATTG ACACAAACATTACTTGAGGTTTATCATGAGTTAAATTATGCTTACAAAGACTTTAACGGACCAAATTCTACTAATGGAGTAAGTCGGATACCGATAGCTTACAAACCAAATGAACGAGTGAGTGCTGCAACCGCTTTCTTAAAACCATTCCTCAACAGAACAAACTTAGAAATTAGTTTGAACAGTTTTGTAACGAAAGTGGTAGTCTCCAACACATCATTAAACGCCACTGGAGtggaatttgtaaaaaatggtTCTAAATACGTCGCCAATGCAAGATATGAAGTAATTGTTTCGG cTGGACCATGGAACTCAGCGCCATTGCTCCTCCATTCGGGCATTGGACCTAGTGCTGACTTGGAGGCATTAGAAATATCAGTATTGGCCGATTTACCCGTTGGTGATAATTTGCAAGATCATCCTTCCTACAACGGAATGATTATTAGGTTTGTTCATACGCCAGAGCG aACAAATCAGGAGTAATACAATTACACAATGGTAGAAGAAGTCGAAAGATATGTCAGGAACTTGAGGCCACTAACAAACGTTGGTGAAATAGTGGCATGGTCAGATTTTGGCCAGAACGACACTTATGCCAGGCCAAATCTGGAAATGATATTTACTACCCCTGCTGGCTCTAGTCTGCCTATACAACGAGTTTGGAA CTTCAACGACCAATACACTGCTCAAATTGATGGAGATTCTATAACAGATGTTGGAATAACACTCTCGCTTTTTCATCCTATTTCACGTGTCACTATCAAATTACAATCAAACGACCCCAAAGACCCACCGTTAATAAATCCCAACTTGTATTACGAACAAGAAGATGTGGACAATATGGTTGAGACCCTAACTATAATGTTATCTCTAAATAATACATCAGCTTTCCGAAATTTCCAAGCTACAGTGGATATATTTGATGTACCTGACTGCACCCAAGAGAAGTTTTCTAGAGAATGGCTGGTATGctctgtaaaatattgggGAACTTCG GGATGCCATGGGGTGGCCACAAACTCAATAGGAACTGATGCCACTAAATCTGTAGTTAATCCAAGGTTGCAGGTTCATGGAATTGGACATCTTAGAGTTGCAGATACAAGTGTTTTTCCAGAACCTCTTAGTGGACATCCTCACGGGTCGTCGTACATGATAGGTGAATGTGTATCTCACTTTATCAAAGAAGATTATGGACAATTGAGTTAG